The Anopheles coluzzii chromosome 2, AcolN3, whole genome shotgun sequence genome window below encodes:
- the LOC120949913 gene encoding uncharacterized protein LOC120949913 — MAASVYATPPPELSGEEAVLSDASNSSQTNSSHSSTLKASKRTLSSSFLNAATTQSSTLTTTSQLSSDSLPDLSKKRRKQSMPIRFSSNGAAIEVPPAADTTIVDVDERSADEARPAPEEEQQQQQHRATGEANGSPNPASPAMETGDDEEEAALLEEQQNNFQKIFLSNLSQLQQKHLQLQQQHQRQNSEGFLGLASAGATLPESFLTSKLNSFIALSGVRAAADRESSSLARSEDEEHDDGAEERAQSLAEEEPRSREQSPVGKSATASEDDGQRRQDGEREGGNGHPSAHAQPRHDSPTADDGEGKRQPEQHATAASPPKISLKKELLMDPEWDGEIRSSLPKADDWISIAGLSFPFPPEAAAALSASGYLPQLPLLGVPSVSAFGPAGEGSGAGRGPGVPPLRIFNPEAYCDLCNKEFCNKYFLKTHKANKHGIYEPAASNGSADASSSALSAMSNPFNPIHQLSQVFQLQQHAGPMAGEPMEKQLPALALETERMAPQSMLQGGHAQALAAGQQQQQQQQQQQSQQSAGKPMPPLPARSAHSPKVAGGTPNPIQPTVFCDICFKKFSSLSAMRKHRSKAHELSSSSNHQLQQQQQQQQQLHQQQQLQQQLQHHLQQQYHQQLQNQQQQQQAAKHASSRPDAPDAGGVDSATSITPGALQLPDGFREDYTIEQEDATFTPQPRKLSPHSMQAAKEANFSADKLRRLGVVNPEAFCEICCKEYCNKYFLRTHKLKRHGILPTPDELKDEARQPWAPFLQTSPLNLIMGGTAADVVGAQMALQAASPSSLRKLMAAGGGELTGAGNGSSSSGSIAIEGAKGVEIKREQSPSAKLDNGGGESDDQQQSQDDAPGNGSGAEGAKDGSDEDAEAISVDLQKLQSMIMQLNDLNSMQQQQQRKVGCGVCGKELANQYLLHAHMIQEHGALALDNNNGPKGSRVPTPNADALETCKQCDKEFANVYMLKQHLVEVHGGGLPGMASPKREGFVTPERPTTGPLAGGAGSGGSTGGNVPMPPGAPVYADRKPSFSMTPTSSYCEICNKELCNKYFMKTHMQRMHGIEIENGAQIGGVVCNICNKELCSKYFLRVHKHNTHGIVEEGAPLPQPRQNGAAALASELGAESTDAGFAGGPADLKPGEVSDLSNRYYSHFTEVCPLCSRRFRSAKWLRAHLLSDHGKVGVEKLKELEQKLGAQNGGALMGNGPGSAGSGNSRSKSNSPSLKVPNGAAAAANSDGGKYGPKSPFGGLSPAEAAKFLPKGAGSIPALFGPDQQQPGSPMGGLKGYQCSYCSFATPLLPLLFIHERSHSSLSIVQQQLLQQQQQQQQQHHQQQEEAQAVAAAAAAAAAAAAAALGAAPFAPLLKSESAVSLAKDQPTSQLMPGTSSETPSSTPASTPIPSLSQEALNLHQQPARRSQIPERAGSPRPEPDAPPKPASPKPASSPSARGEPAAMLSEVANLTQRPAVYALPQQSGPLMMQSFLIEESAAGAGGGPRSPRDAADKADGSSPLAPDHRFVPAVVFLPVKERILSPMTISFNLSPA, encoded by the coding sequence GTCGATGCCGATCCGGTTCTCCTCCAACGGTGCGGCCATCGAGGTGCCACCGGCGGCCGACACGACGATAGTCGATGTGGACGAACGGTCCGCCGACGAAGCGCGGCCCGCTCCGgaagaggagcagcagcagcagcagcatcgagcAACGGGGGAAGCGAACGGGTCGCCGAATCCCGCCAGCCCGGCAATGGAAACCggcgacgacgaggaggaagcCGCCCTGCTCGAGGAGCAGCAGAACAACTTCCAGAAGATATTCCTCTCGAACCTGAGTCAATTACAGCAGAAGCacctgcagctgcagcagcaacatcagcggcAGAACAGCGAAGGGTTTCTCGGGCTGGCCAGTGCCGGTGCAACGCTGCCGGAGAGCTTCCTCACCTCCAAGCTGAACAGTTTCATCGCGCTGAGCGGCGTGCGGGCAGCGGCGGATCGTGAATCGAGCTCGCTGGCGCGAAGTGAGGACGAGGAGCACGACGATGGCGCGGAAGAGCGGGCCCAATCGCTTGCCGAAGAAGAACCGAGAAGCCGTGAGCAGTCGCCTGTTGGAAAAAGCGCCACTGCCAGTGAGGATGATGGGCAGAGGCGCCAGGACGGTGAGCGCGAAGGCGGTAATGGCCATCCATCAGCACACGCGCAACCGAGGCACGATTCACCGACGGCCGACGATGGGGAGGGAAAACGGCAACCGGAACAGCACGCAACGGCAGCAAGCCCACCGAAGATCTCGCTCAAGAAGGAGCTGCTGATGGACCCGGAATGGGACGGGGAAATTCGGAGCAGTCTGCCGAAGGCGGACGACTGGATCTCGATAGCGGGGCTGTCCTTTCCGTTCCCACCGGAGGCGGCCGCCGCCCTGTCCGCCTCGGGCTATCTGCCGCAGCTGCCCCTGCTGGGCGTGCCGTCTGTTTCGGCGTTCGGGCCGGCCGGCGAGGGCAGCGGGGCCGGGCGCGGACCGGGCGTACCGCCGCTGCGCATCTTCAACCCGGAAGCTTACTGCGACCTGTGCAACAAGGAGTTCTGCAACAAGTACTTCCTGAAAACGCACAAGGCGAACAAGCACGGCATCTACGAGCCGGCCGCGAGCAACGGCAGCGCGGACGCGAGCAGCTCCGCCCTGTCCGCCATGAGCAACCCGTTCAATCCGATTCACCAGCTGTCGCAGGTGTTCCAGCTGCAGCAACACGCGGGCCCGATGGCGGGCGAACCGATGGAGAAGCAGCTGCCGGCGCTGGCGCTTGAGACGGAACGTATGGCGCCCCAGTCAATGCTGCAGGGGGGACATGCCCAAGCCCTGGCTGCtggccaacagcagcagcagcagcagcaacagcagcagagtcAGCAAAGTGCGGGCAAACCGATGCCACCGCTGCCGGCCCGCTCGGCTCACTCGCCAAAGGTCGCCGGAGGAACGCCCAACCCAATACAGCCCACCGTGTTTTGTGACATTTGTTTCAAAAAGTTCAGCAGCCTCAGTGCCATGCGCAAACATCGCAGCAAGGCGCACGAGCTGTCGAGCAGCAGTAATCATcagctgcaacagcagcagcagcagcagcagcagcttcatcagcaacaacagctacagcagcagcttcagcatcATCTGCAGCAACAAtaccaccagcagctgcaaaaccaacagcaacagcaacaggcCGCCAAACACGCCAGCTCTCGGCCGGACGCGCCAGACGCGGGCGGTGTCGACTCCGCCACGAGCATCACGCCCGGTGCGCTGCAGCTTCCCGATGGGTTCCGCGAGGACTACacgatcgagcaggaggaCGCCACGTTCACGCCGCAGCCCCGCAAGCTGTCGCCCCATTCGATGCAGGCCGCCAAGGAGGCGAACTTCTCCGCGGACAAGCTGCGCCGTCTTGGCGTGGTCAACCCGGAAGCGTTCTGCGAAATCTGCTGCAAGGAGTACTGCAACAAGTACTTCCTGCGCACCCACAAGCTGAAGCGCCACGGCATCCTGCCCACGCCGGACGAGCTGAAGGACGAGGCGCGCCAACCGTGGGCCCCGTTCCTGCAGACCAGCCCGCTGAACCTGATCATGGGCGGCACGGCGGCGGATGTGGTCGGGGCGCAGATGGCGCTGCAGGCCGCGTCCCCTTCCTCACTGCGGAAGCTGATGGCGGCTGGTGGCGGTGAGCTGACCGGGGCGggcaatggcagcagcagcagcggctcgATCGCGATCGAAGGTGCCAAGGGGGTGGAGATTAAGCGCGAGCAGTCCCCGTCGGCGAAGCTGGACAATGGCGGCGGTGAGTCGGACGATCAGCAGCAGTCGCAGGACGACGCACCGGGCAACGGGAGCGGTGCCGAGGGGGCCAAGGACGGCAGCGACGAGGATGCGGAGGCGATCAGCGTCGatctgcagaagctgcagtccaTGATCATGCAGCTGAACGATCTGAAcagcatgcagcagcagcagcagcggaaggTGGGCTGCGGCGTGTGCGGCAAGGAGCTGGCCAACCAGTACCTGCTGCACGCCCACATGATTCAGGAGCACGGGGCGCTCGCGCtggacaacaacaacggccCGAAAGGGTCGCGCGTGCCCACGCCGAACGCCGACGCGCTCGAGACGTGCAAGCAGTGCGACAAGGAGTTCGCGAACGTGTACATGCTGAAGCAGCACCTGGTGGAGGTGCACGGCGGCGGGCTGCCGGGTATGGCGAGTCCGAAGCGCGAGGGTTTCGTCACGCCGGAGCGTCCAACGACGGGACCGCTGGCGGGTGGTGCTGGAAGCGGTGGTTCGACCGGTGGCAACGTCCCGATGCCACCGGGCGCTCCCGTGTACGCCGACCGCAAGCCCAGCTTCTCGATGACGCCCACCAGCAGCTACTGCGAGATCTGCAACAAGGAGCTGTGCAACAAGTACTTCATGAAGACGCACATGCAGCGCATGCACGGCATCGAGATCGAGAACGGGGCCCAGATCGGGGGCGTCGTGTGCAACATCTGCAACAAGGAGCTGTGCAGCAAGTACTTCCTGCGCGTGCACAAGCACAACACGCACGGCATCGTGGAGGAGGGCGCACCGCTGCCGCAGCCGCGCCAGAACGGTGCGGCCGCGCTGGCCAGCGAACTGGGCGCGGAGTCAACCGATGCCGGGTTCGCCGGCGGGCCGGCCGACCTGAAGCCGGGCGAGGTTAGCGACCTGAGCAACCGGTACTACTCGCACTTTACCGAGGTGTGCCCGCTGTGCAGCCGGCGCTTCCGCAGTGCCAAGTGGCTGCGGGCGCATCTGCTCAGCGACCACGGCAAGGTGGGCGTGGAGAAGCTGAAGGAGCTGGAGCAGAAGCTCGGCGCCCAGAACGGGGGCGCGTTGATGGGGAATGGGCCGGGTAGCGCCGGCAGTGGCAATAGCCGCAGCAAATCGAACAGCCCGTCGCTGAAGGTACCGAacggggcggcggcggcggcaaacAGCGATGGCGGCAAGTATGGGCCAAAGTCGCCGTTCGGTGGACTGAGCCCGGCCGAGGCCGCCAAGTTCCTGCCGAAGGGGGCCGGCAGCATTCCTGCACTGTTCGGGCCGGACCAGCAACAGCCAGGCTCGCCGATGGGCGGCCTGAAGGGGTACCAGTGTTCGTACTGCTCGTTCGCGACGccactgctgccgctgctgttcATCCACGAACGGTCGCACTCCAGCTTGAGCAtcgtacagcagcagcttcttcagcagcagcagcaacagcagcagcagcaccatcaacaGCAAGAGGAAGCGCAAgcggtggcggcagcggctgcggcggcggcggctgcagcGGCCGCTGCCCTCGGAGCAGCACCGTTCGCACCGCTGCTCAAGTCCGAATCGGCCGTCTCGCTGGCGAAGGACCAGCCGACCAGCCAGCTCATGCCCGGCACCTCGTCCGAGACGCCCTCGTCGACGCCGGCCTCCACCCCGATACCCTCGCTGTCGCAGGAAGCGCTCAACCTACACCAGCAGCCGGCCCGACGCTCCCAAATCCCCGAGCGGGCCGGATCGCCCCGCCCCGAGCCGGACGCACCGCCGAAGCCAGCGTCGCCCAAGCCCGCCTCCTCGCCGTCGGCGCGCGGTGAGCCGGCCGCGATGCTCTCCGAGGTGGCCAACCTGACCCAGCGCCCGGCCGTGTACGCGCTGCCCCAGCAGAGCGGCCCGCTCATGATGCAGTCGTTCCTGATCGAGGAGTCGGCAGCAGGTGCCGGCGGGGGCCCCCGGTCGCCCCGGGATGCCGCCGACAAGGCGGACGGGTCGTCGCCGCTCGCCCCGGATCACAGGTTCGTACCAGCCGTTGTTTTCCTACCCGTTAAAGAGCGTATCCTCTCGCCGATGACAATATCGTTCAATCTGAGCCCGGCCTAA